GGGCCTGAAGGCGATCGGTAAGAAAGAGTACGAAGAGTCCATCGACGAGATGAAGCATGCGGACAAGTTGATCGCCCGCATCCTGTTTCTCGAAGGCCTCCCCAATCTGCAGGATCTGGGCAGGCTGCGGATCGGTGAGAACACCAAAGAGATCCTGGAGTGTGACCTCGCCCTCGAATACGACGCCCTCCCGGCCCTGCGCCAGGGCGTCAAGCACTGCGAGGACTGCCAGGACTACGTTACGCGCGATCTGTTCCAGCACATCCTCGATGCGGAAGAGGAGCACGTCGACTGGCTCGAAACGCAGCTCGGCCTGATTGACAAGGTGGGCATCGAGAACTTCAACCAGACCCAGATTGGCGAGGCCGACTAGAGCTCCCCGCGCGCCGTGTCCGACCTCGAGGGTCAGGCCGCAGGGGCGGGCGTCGGCGCTGCTCGCGGCGTCCGCGCCGCGGGCAGGGTGAAGGCGGCGAGGGTCGCCAGCAGCGCGAGCAGGGCGAGGCCGAAGAATAGCGGCGCGGGCGATCCCTGCCAGCGCACCACCGCTGCCGCCACGGCCACGGCCAACGGCGCGCTGCCGAAGGCGAGCACGAACTTCAGCCCGAAGAACAGCCCGTGCCGGGCCGGTGGTGCGTGCCGGGCCAGCAACATGTTCTCGGCCGGCATGGCGCCGGCGGAGACCACCACCGCCGCCGTCGCGGCCACCACCAACGGCATCCCCATCAGCGAGGCCAGCAGCAGCAAGAGCGGCAGCTGCAGGAGGGCTGCGGAGGCGTACAGGGGGCGCAGGGGCACGCGATCGGCGAGCCATCCTCCCGCCAGCTGCATGATCCCCGCCACCCCGTAGACGACGGTGATCCACCAGCCCGCAGCCGTTGCGGACGCGTTCGGGCCGGTCACCCGTTCGGCGAAGACCTTCGGGAACACCGCCTGACTCGCCTGGTAGATGAAACCAAGGGCGAACATCGCGATCAGCAGCGCCGCCAGGGGCAGCCATGACGTCCCCTCGTCCGTGCTCGATCGATCTGCAGGCGACGCTTGGCGTTGCGCGGTCTGCTCCGGCAACTTGCCGCCCAGGAGCATCGCACCCATGGCGATGCCAGCGGCCAGGCTGATCGCCCCGGGCACGATGAAGGCGGCTTGCCAGCCCCAGCGCTCGACGAGCACTGCGACGACGCCACCGCTCGCCGCCACGCCGAGGGCGCCGAACACGCCGTTGGCGCCGAGGATCAGGCCGCGCCGCTCCGATCGCGCCGCGCGCACTAGCCACGGAATGCCGACGGGGTGGTAGATCGCCGCGAAGGCCCCGAGCAGGGTCAAGCCCACGCCCATGACCCGACCGTCGGCGGCACTCGCGCAGAGCAGGCAGGCCGCTCCCATACCGAAGAACATCACCACCAACATCCCGGGGGCGCTCCAACGATCGGCCAGCCACCCCGCCGGCAGCGCGCACACGCCGACGGCCAGGGCACCCGCGGTCCATAGCGGCAGTAGTTGGGCGTAGGGCAGGGTCCAGGCGGATTCGAGGGCTAGCACGACCACGAAGAACATGGCCGTGAGCATGTGCATCAGGGCATGGCCGAGGCTTGCGAAGAACAGTGCTGACATGGGTGTCTGGCGGTAGGAACTTGGGGGTTGGTCACGCAGGTCATCGCGCTCTCGCGCATACTAGCGCCATGAGTTGGAAGTTCGTTGAAGAATATTCGGCGGCCTCACGGCGCTGGCGGCGTTGGAACTCCTCGCCATAGCGGTGCTATGGCTCGTCGTTCCGCCTTGCCAGCACCGCGAGGGCGCGTGAATCGTCTTCAACGAACTTCCAACTCAGGGCACTAGCGCCCAACAGCACACCTATCGACACGATCCAAATGCAATCGACCTCCCACCCCTCCGCCCGCGCGCCAGCTGTGCACAGCTCAGCGGTCCTCGCCAACGTACGCTAGGAGATCCGCGGTCGTCTGGCGCGACGGGCCAGCGAACTCGAGCGCCAGGGCTACGAGATCCTGGCCCTGAACATCGGCAACCCCGGCCAGTTCGGCTTGCGCACCCCGGAGACCATGCGCCGTGCGGTGGTGGAGAACCTCGCCTCCGCAGAGCCCTACTGCCCCTCGCGCGGCATCTTCCCTGCCCGCGAGGCAGTGGTCTTGCAGCACCAGAATCGCGGCGTGATGGATGTCACTGCGGACGATGTCTTCATGGGCAACGGCGTCAGCGAGCTGATCGACCTCACCCTGCGCGCCATGCTCAACAGCGGCGATGAGGTGCTGGTGCCGAGCCCCGACTATCCCCTGTGGACCGCGGCAGTGAACCTCAACGGTGGCCGTGCCGTGCACTACCCCTGTCGGCCGGAGCGAGGCTTCGAGCCCGACGCGAGCGAACTCGAGGCGTTGATCACGCCGCGTACGCGCGCCATGGTGGTGATCAACCCCAACAACCCCAGCGGCGCGGTGTACTCGCGCGAGACCCTCGAGCAGCTGGCGGCCCTGGCCGAGCGTCACCATCTCGTGCTGATGTGTGACGAGGTGTACGACCAGATCGTCTACGGCGATGCGCAGTTCGTGCCGATGGCCACCCTGGTGCGCGACACGCTGTGCGCCACCTACAGCGGCCTGTCGAAGGTGTATCGGGCGTGTGGCTATCGCGTTGGTTGGGTGGCCCTCAGCGGCAACCGCGACGGTGCCGCACACTACCTGGAGGCGATGGAGACCTTGGCGAGCTTGCGCCTGTGCAGCAACGTGCCGGGGCAGTGGGCCGTGCAAACCGCCTTAGGGGGACACCAGAGCATTCACCAGCTCACCGCGCCCGGCGGGCGTTTGTACGAGAGTCGCCAGGCGGTGATCGAGGCTGTGTCCGCCAGCGATGCGTTGGATATTCAAGCGCCGGCCGGGGCCATCTACGCCTTCCTTCGCGTGCGCGACGATGTGGTGCCGAGCTTCGACGACGAGGCCTTCGCCATGGAGCTACTGGAGCAGCAGCACGTGCTGGTGGTGCCGGGCTCGAGCTTCAATTTCCCCCAACGCGATCACCTGCGCATCACCCTGTTGCCCGACCGGGAGATGCTCGAAGACGTATTCCGCCGCATTCACGAGGTGCTCGGGAGCTGGCGCGGATGAAGCTGCCGCGCGCGCTGCTGATCAGTATCGTCAGTCTCTGGCTCAACAGCCTGCATCGGGTGGCGCCCAACCGGGCGCGACGCCAGGCGCTAAGGATCTTTTGCTCGCCGACCAAGCGCAGTCCCCCGGCGCCGCGCCACGGCCCGCTCTTGGCGAGCGCCGAGCGTAGGACCATGCGTCTGCCCGGGCGGGAGGAGAACGCGGTGGTGACCTATCGCTGGTCTTCACCCGATGCCGATCCAGCGCAGGTGCGGCCGCTGGTCATGCTGGCCCACGGGTGGGAGTCCTGCGTCGGGCGCCTCGCCGACTGGATCGGACCGCTGCACGCGGCGGGCTACGATGTGGTCGGCGTCGACGCGCCGGCGCACGGCGAATCCGAGGGCGGCGAGCTCACCGCGATCGACTACTCACGTGCCATGCAGATGCTGGCCTCGCGCGAGCCCGTGGCCGCCGTGATCGGGCATTCCTTCGGCGGCCTGTGCGCGGCCCTGGCCGTGGGTGCCGTCGGCCTGGACGCCCCCTTGCAGGCGGAGCGTTTGGTGCTGATCGCGGCGCCCCTCAGTGTGCAGTCACTCACCCACCGCTACGCGCAGATCCTCTCCCTGCGTCCGGCCCTGTTCGAGGACGTGGTGAGCTTGATCGAAGAGCGTACGGGCGTGGCCCTCGAGTGCTTCGATGCGGCCAAAGCCCTCGCCGGCGCATCTCAGTCACTACTGGTGGTGCACGATACCCGTGATGAAGAGGTGCCCTACGCCGATGGGGAAGCCCTGGCGAGCGCCCTCGGCCACGCCGAGCTCTACACCACCACCGGGCTCGGCCATCGCCAGGTGGCGCGCAACTCACACGTGATCCGATACGTAGTCCAACAACTACAGCAGTCCAAGGCGCTCCAGGCTCAAGCCAGCGCCTGACCTTTTATTCTCGTTAGCTAAAGGGGAAATGCCCATGTCAATGGATGTTATCGATTTCGAAATCTTCGGCGACGACATGCAGTTCGTGGAGATCGAGCTCGATCCCGGCGAGGCTGCCATCGGCGAGGCCGGCGCCATGATGATGATGGAAGACGGTGTGCAGATGGACACGGTGTTTGGCGACGGCTCCCAGCAGTCGCAGAGCGGTGGGCTGATGGACAAGCTGATGGGGGCGGGCAAGCGCCTGATCACCGGCGAGTCGCTGTTCACGACCATCTACCACAACGAATCCAGCATGAAGCGCAAAGTGGGCTTTGCCGCTCCCTATCCGGGCAAGATCATCCCGATCGATCTGGGGCAGATGGGCGGCACCTTCATCTGTCAGAAGGATGCCTTTCTGTGTGCGGCACGCGGGGTCTCCCTAGGTATCGCCTTCCAGCGCAAGATCGGCACGGCCCTGTTCGGCGGTGAAGGCTTCATCATGCAGCGCCTGGACGGCGACGGCATGGCCTTCGTCCACGCCGGCGGCACCCTGGCCAAGCGCGAACTCGGCCCCGGCGAGGTGCTGCGTTGTGATACGGGCTGCGTGGTGGCGTATCAGCCGAGCGTCTCCTTCGATATCGAGTACGTGGGCAAGCTGAAGTCGGCGGTCTTCGGCGGTGAGGGTCTGTTCTTCGCCACCCTGCGCGGGCCCGGCACCGTGTGGCTGCAGTCCCTGCCGATCTCTCGCCTCGCCGGCCGCATGCTGGCCTACGCGCCGCAGACCGGTGGCGCTACCAAGGGTGAGGGCTCGATCCTCGGCGGCATCGGAGGCCTGCTCGACGGCGACAACTTCTGATGGACGACGCCTCGTCCGCCGTCTCCTGCCTGCTGTTCGGCCCGGACCTGCCGCCCGCAGGCGAGGCGGCGACGGTGGCGGTGGCGGGCGATGGCATCCTCTTGCGTCGGGCCGAAGGCGGGGCCACCAGGCGCATCGAGGCGAACCTGCTCACCCTGCGCCGAGTGGGCTTCGATGAGCGGGGCCTGGAGCTCGCCTGGCGCGATCTCGAGCACCCGGATCACCCCGCCTACGCCTGCCACGTGCTGGACCCGGATTGCGCAAAACACGTATTGCATGCGCTGCCGCAGAGCCTCCGGGCCGACCAAGATGAGGTTCGTCGCTACGATCAGCGCCAGGCCCTGAAGCGGCGGGCGGGGCTCACCACCGTGGGCCTGTTCATCGCCCTGCCGCTGGTCCTGCTAATGGCGTTCGTGTTGCACATCGACAAGCTGGCCGGCGTCATCGTCGACCGAATCCCTATTTCTCAGGAGCTTGCGCTCGCCCGCCGTTACATCGAGGACTTCGATGCCGATCCCAATTTGCGACGCACAGGAAATCGTCATCGTGTGATCACGGGTGTGCTCGATCGCCTGCTCGCGCACGACGCCGCTTATGACTACACGCTGTACATCGCAAACGATTCGCAGATCAACGCCTATGCCTTGCCAGGGGGGGTGATCGTGGTGAACGATGGCCTCCTGGACGCTGCGGCAAACGTTGAGGAAGCGGCCGGCGTGCTGGCCCACGAGATCCAGCACGTGGAGCTCCGCCACGGCTTGCGCGGCGTTGTGAAGGAGGCGGGGCTGGCCCTCGTGGTCACGCTGATCACCGGGGACACCAGTGCCACGTTGGCCGGCGAGGCGGGCCAGCGGTTGATCGGCCTCAAGTTCTCGCGGGACGCGGAACGCCAGGCGGATCTAACGGGGTTCGATCGCCTCGTGAGTGTCGGCGTCGATCCGGACGGGATGGCCAGCTTCTTCGACACACTGGCGCGGGAGAAGGGCGCTGGGCAGGCCGAGTTCTTGTCCACCCATCCGGCCAGCGAGCAACGCGCGCTAGCGCTTCGCGCTCGGCTCGACGAGGTGGATCGCACGGCGTTGCGCCCCTTCGACGGAATCGATGTCTGGCCACCGGAGCGCGCGCCGTGACCGCACAGGGGGACGAGTGGAAAGAGCAACGCCTGAGCAACCGGATTTCCTCGCCCGCGCGAAGGAACTGCTGGCAGAAGGATTTGTCCACTTACCGAGCGTAGCGTCTACGGGCCTCGCCAAATACGAGCAGGACGCGCTGCTCGAAGCGGCGGAACGGCTGCAGGACAATTATCCCTACCATCATCCGCTCTACGTAGGGCAGATGCTCAAGCCACCCCACCCGCTGGCGCGCAATGCCTACGCGCTCGCCATGTGCCTCAATCCGAACAATCACGCCCTCGATGGGGGGCGCGCCAGTTCGCGCATGGAGCGCGAGGCGGTGGCGGGCCTAGCAAATATGTTCGGTTGGGATGAGCATCTTGGCCACCTCTGCGGTGGCGGCACGATGGCGAACTTCGAGGCCCTCTGGGTCGCTCGCGAGGAATCGCGAAGCCGTCATGGCGTCGCGGGCGCGGTCGCGGCGTCGGCGCAAGCGCATTACACGCACGAGCGCCTGAGCAGCGTGCTCGATCGCCCCTTCGTGAAGATCGATGTGGACGCTGCGGGACGCATGTCGATTCCGTCGCTCGAGCGCGCCCTGGAGGCCGCCTCGCAGACCATCGATACGGTGGTGGTGACGCTCGGTACCACTGCGGCCGGCGCCATAGATCCCTTGCCAGCCGTGCTGGCGCTGCGCGAGCGCTACGGCTTCCGGATCCACGTCGACGCCGCCTACGGGGGCTACTTCACGCTCGCCGACGGCATCAGCGCCTACGCGCGAGCCGCCTTCGATGCGATCCGCGCGGTCGACTCGGTGGTGATCGATCCGCACAAGCACGGTCTGCAACCTTACGGCTGTGGCTGTGTGCTGTTTCGTGATCCTACGGTGGGGCGCCACTACCGCCACGACTCGCCCTACACCTATTTCAGTTCCGACGAACTACACCTCGGCGAAATCTCCCTGGAGTGCTCCCGGGCCGGCGCTGCCGCCGTTGCCCTCTGGACCACCATGCGCGCCATGCCGTTGGAGCGCGAGGGCGACTTCGCGTGCGGGTTGGAGGCCTGTCTGTCCGCCGCTCGACGCTTGTACAAGCATTGCCAACAGCATCCGCGTCTGGCGCCGATCTTCGCGCCCGAGCTGGATCTGCTAGTGGTGGCGGTCAAGTCGCCGACGGCCGCGGAGAGTTCCACGCTGGCCCAGGAGATCTTCGACGAAGCGGCGGCCTGCGACCTGCACCTCGCGGTGGTGCGCGTGCCGCGGGCCCTCGCCCTTCGCGCCGAGGCGGTGACGGACTGGCAGGACGAAGAGACGATTCTGTGCCTGCGCTTTTGCACCATGAAGCCCGAGCACCTGCCGTGGTTGGAGCAGATCCGCAAGCGCCTGGACGGTGCCGTCACCACCGTGTTCGAGCGCGCCGCGCAGACCGAGTCCCTGCAAGCCCAAGTGCGCTGAACTAGCTCGTGTCGTTGGTCGAGGGTTCCCCGCGTCCCTGCGAGGCGGTCCGCGCGCAGGTCGCCTGTTCGCCGGCGGCGGCGGGTGAGGACTGCCCTCGTGAGCGCCGTGGTTGGGTGCTACTGGCCGCGATCCTCGGCTCCAGTATCGCGTTCGTGGAAGGGTCCGTGGTCGGCCTTGCGCTGCCCCGCATCCAGGCCTGGTTCGGCGTCGACTCGATGGCCCTGCAGTGGGTGTCCAACGGCTATCTCCTACTGCTAGGGGCCTGCATGTTGCCCGGGGGAATCGCCGGTGATCGCTTCGGGCTGCGACGCGTGTTCGTGCTCGGGACGGTCCTCTTCAGCGTGGGTGCGATCCTGTGCGCGCTCGCGCCGAGCTTCTCGATCCTGTTAGCTGCGCGCGCGCTGCAAGGCCTGGGCGGTGCTTTGCTCGTGCCCAACAGTCTGGCGCTGATCAGTGTGCACTACCCGGTGGATGCCCGTGCCGAAGCCATCGGTCGCTGGGCTGGGGCGGCGGCGCTGACCACGGCCGCAGGCCCCGTGCTCGGTGGCGTGCTGGTGGATGAACTCGGGTGGCGATCGGTGTTCCTGGTGGTCGTGCCCGTCGCCTGCGCCGCGATCGCCGTGACCCTGCTGCGGGTGCCGCCCGCACGCCCCGCCTCCAACCAAACGATCGACTGGCTGAGCGCAGCACTGCTGGTGCTTGGGCTCGGGCTGGCGCTGCTCAGTCTGACGCGCGCAGCTGAGGGTGCCGGCGGCTCAGTCGAGGTGGTCACCGCTGGGCTCGGGGGTATGTTGCTGGTGGCGTTCTGGCGACGTCAGCGCCGAGCATCGGCGCCGATGCTGCCACCGGCCTTGCTCGCCAACCGTGCCTTCGTCGGTGCCAATCTGGTGACTGCCTTGCTCTACGCAGGTCTCGGCGCGGCGCTGTACTTCCTGCCGTTTCAGCTCATTCAGGGGCTGGGGTACAGCGCGACTCAGGCGGGGGCGGCTTTGCTGCCGTTCACCTTGATCATCGGCTTCGGATCCGGTGCCGCCGGGCGCCTGATGGGACGCTTAGGCACGCGAACCTTGCTGGTCGCGGGGCCTGTCCTGGCCGGCGTGGGCTTGGGTTTGCTCGCCGCGAGCGGTGCCGAGGGTGGGTTCGTGTGGGGCGTGTTGCCTGGGGTGACCGCGCTCGGCGTGGGGATGGCGTTGAGTGTCGCACCGCTCACGGCAGCGGTGATGGCGGCGGTGGACGACGAGTCGGCGGGCGTTGCCTCTGGCATCAACAACACCGCCTCGCGCCTGGCGGGCTTGCTAGCGGTAGCGCTCGCCACGGTGTTGGCGGTGACCGTGTTCCGCGGCAGTCTTGCCACCCAACTGGCAAACCTCGCGCTGCCGGGCGCGGTTCGCATCGACCTGCTGGGCGAGGCGGGGCGGTTGGCGGACCTTCCCGTGCCGGAAGCACTACCGGCTGCGCTGAGGGTGCAGGTGGCGCAAGCGGTGACGGACGCGTTCACGGCGGCCTTCCGCTGGATCATGGCCTTGTGTGCCGTCGCCGCGGGGTGCGCAGCGGTGGTTAGCGCCCTCACCTTACGCGAGGGATCGCCTACCTGAGGGTGTCCAGCGTTTGGGGTCGGTAGCGTTCGAGGAGGGCGAATAGGATGGCGCTGGTGTCCGTGTCGATGCGTCCGTCGTGGCGGGTCGGCCGGAAGTGTAGCTGTAGGGCGCGCACTGCGTCGCGGGTGGCATCGTCCGGCGCTCCGGTCGGCTCGAGATCGAAGCCCCACGCGATGAGGGCGCGCTGGAGTGTTGGCAGTGACGGGGCATTGGCTTCGAAGCGTCCGCGCCAACGCTCGGCCGCGTCCTCGTCGTACCAGGCACCGACGCCGGCCTCGTGGAGCGCCCGCCAGGGGAATTGTGGGCCGGGATCCACCCTGCGCGAGGGCGCGATATCGGAGTGAGCGAGCACGCGCCAGGGCTCGATATCCGGGTGACGTGCCAGGATCTCCTGGCACAGGGCGATCACGGCGTCGATCTGCTCCGGCGGGTACGGGGTGAAGGCGCAGCCCTCGAGGGTCTCCTGCGGGGTGCACGCCGACTCGTTCACTATCTCGATCCCGATCGAACTGGCGTTCAACGCCGTCTCGCCCAACCAATGGCTGCGCCCGGCGTGCCAAGCGCGCGCAGACTCCGGCACCAGGCGGTAGACCCGAACGTTGCCGCGCCGACCGTCAGGGCGGTCGACCAGGTAGTGCGAGCTCACAGGGTTGGATGACGGCTGCGTCAGCAGGCGGAGCGATTCGTCGGTGTCTTCGCTGGTGTAGTGCAGGATCAGGTGGCGCACGCGGCCATCCTGATTAGTCGAGGGTTGTTCGCGCAGGACGTAGGTAGACGTGCCACAAGCACTTAAGGTGGCGGCGATCGCGATGATGGCGACGAAGGCGGTCGCCCTGCCCTGGACCCGACTTACCCAACCCGCGTTTGCACTGGTAGCCTCTGTCATAACGTAGAGAGTAGCGTGTCCTCGCTGCTCTCGTGCACTCATCGAGGTCTCACCATGCCATCTGTACCGACGCTAGCCTCCTGCGGCCGTCGTTCGTTCACCGCGCTCGTCATCACCTCGTGCTCGCTGCTGGCGGGGTGTTCCCTGGAAGATGTGTTGGGCGGCCCTGGCGGCTCCCGCGAGGCGCCACCGCCGCCCGCGGTCACCGTGGCCACGCCGCTCGTCGAGCAAATCGTCGATTGGGACGAGTACACGGGGCGCCTGGCCGCGATCGATCGGGTGGAGGTGCGCGCCCGCGTGAGTGGCTATCTGGACTCATCGGCGTTCGATGAGGGGCAGTTCGTGGCGGAGGGCGATCCGCTCTTCGTGGTCGATCCCAGGCCCTATCAGGCGGTGTTGGACGCTGCCGAGGCGGAGCGCAAACGCGCTCAGTCGGCCCTGGATCTGGCGCGGATCGAGCTCGATCGCGCGGAACGCCTCCTGCGCAGCAACGCGGGCTCTGCGGAGCTTCGTGACACGCGTTCCGCCGAGTTCCAACAGGCGACCGCTGCGCTCGAAGCGGCCGTGGCGTCGGTGGCGTCGGCGCGCCTGGACGTGCAGTTCACCACGGTGCGCGCGCCGATCGCGGGTCGCGTCGGGCGCAAGCTGGTGACCGAGGGCAACCTCGTGACCGGGGGAGCTTCCGGCGCCACCTTGCTCACGACGATCGTCTCCTTAGATCCCGTGCATTTCTACTTCACGGCGGACGAGAGCGCCTACCTCAAGTACGCGCGCCTCGCTCGCGAGGGGAAGCGCCCGAGTTCGCGCACCACGGCGAACCCCGTGCAACTGAAGCTCGCGGATGAGGCGAGCTTCGTCCACGAGGGCCGCATGGACTTCGTCGACAACGAGGTGGATCAGGCGACGGGCACGATTCAGGGGCGGGCCATCTTCGACAACGCCGACCAGCTGCTCACGCCCGGGCTCTTCGCGCGCATCCGACTGCTCGGTCGCGGCCCCTACGAGGCCTTACTGGTGCCGGAGATCGCCATCGGCGCCGATCAGTCGCGCCGCTTCGTCTTCGTCCTCAGTGAGGACGAGCTGCCGGAGCGGCGCTACATCGAGCTAGGGCGAACGCTAGGTGATATGCGCATCGTGGCCAGCGGGATCACGCCCGAAGATCGCGTGATCGTCAATGGCGTTCAGCGGGTGCGGGGCAACAGCCCGGTGACCGTCGAGAACACGGAGCTCGCGCCCTTGGATCCGGCCGTCGCCGGTCGGGTCGGGAGCGAGGCACGGTGAGGATCGGGCATTTCTTCATCGACCGGCCGCGCTTTGCGGCGGTCCTCTCCATCCTGCTGCTGATCGTCGGTACCATCGCCTACCGCGCGCTGCCGGTGGCGCAGTATCCGGAGATCGCGCCGCCGACCATCGTCGTCACCGCCTCCTACCCAGGGGTCACGCCCGAAGTCATCGCCGACACGGTGGCCACGCCCCTCGAGCAGGAGATCAACGGCGTCGAGAACATGCTGTACATGACCTCGTCCTCCACCACCGATGGGCAGATGAGTCTCACCATCGTGTTCGAGTTGGGGACCGATCTCGACACGGCGCAGGTGTTGGTGCAGAACCGCGTGTCCATCGCTGAGGCGCGCTTGCCGGAAGAAGTGCGGCGCCTGGGCGTGGTCACCCAGAAGAGCTCGCCGGATCTGATGATGGTGGTACACCTGCTGTCGCCCGACGAGAGCTACGATCAGCTCTACATCTCCAACTACGCCTTCCTGCAGATCCGCGATGTGCTCAATCGCATCGATGGCGTCGGCCGCCTCACGGTGTTCGGCGCACGCGAGTACAGCATGCGCGTGTGGTTGGACCCTGAACGGCTGGCGGCGCTCGAGATGACCGCCGGCGATGTGCTGGCGGCCCTGCGCGGCCAGAACGTGCAGGTGGCCGGCGGTGCCCTGCGCGCCCCGCCCATGCCCCTGCAGACGGCACAGCAGTTCACGGTGAACACGCAGGGACGCTTTGCCGACGCCAACGAGTTTCGTGCGGTCATCGTCAAGACCGGAGAGGACGGGCGCATCACACGCCTCGGCGACGTGGCCCGCGTGGAACTAGGCGCACGGGACTACGTCACCAACAGCTACCTCGACAACAAGCCGGCGGTGGCGCTCGCGATCTTTCAGCGGCCAGGCTCGAACGCCATCGAGACCGCCGATGAGATCATCGAGACCATGGAGGAGCTGTCGCACCAGTTCCCCGAGGGCCTCGAGTACACGATCGTCTACAACCCCACGGAGTTCGTGGAGGAGTCCGTGGAGGCGGTGTACCACACGATCTTCGAGGCCGTAGCCTTGGTGATTCTGGTGATCGTGCTGTTCCTGCAGACCTGGCGCGCGGCGATCATCCCCATCGTGGCGATTCCCGTCTCCTTGATCGGCACCTTCGCCGTGATGGCCGTCTTCGGCTTCTCGTTGAACAACCTCTCGCTCTTCGGTCTGGTCTTGGCCATCGGCATCGTGGTCGACGATGCGATCGTGGTGGTGGAGAACATCGAGCGAAACCTAGAGGCAGGGCTCGAGCCGCGGGAGGCGGCGCGGCTGACCATGGACGAGGTGGGAGCTGCGCTGATCTCCATCGCCCTCGTGCTAACGGCGGTATTCGTGCCCACCGCGTTTCTCGGCGGCATCTCGGGACAGTTCTTCCGCCAGTTCGCCTTGACCATCGCCGTGGCGACCATCATCTCTGCCTTCAACTCGCTCACCTTGAGTCCGGCCCTCGGGGCGATCCTGCTCAGGCATCGCGCGGAGGGCGAGAAACGGGGCCTGTGGGATCTGATCCTGGGCCCCGTCTTCAAGGTCTTCAACGCCATGTTCGACGCCCTCGAGAAGACCTACGCAGGGCTCATCGGTGTGGTCACGCGTCAGGCCGTGCTGATGATCGTGGTGTTTCTGGGGTTGCTCGCGGGCACCTTCTTCATGCTGGCGCGTACGCCTGCAGGCTTCATTCCCGAGCAGGACCAGGGCTATCTCATCGTGGCCGTCGAGCTGCCGAAGGGCGCGTCGCTGCAGCGAACCGATGCGGTGATCAACGATGCCGTCGAGCGCATCTTGGAAGTCCCTGGTGCGGCCCACGCGGTGAGCTTCGTCGGCTTCTCCGGCGCCACCTTCAGCGCCGCCTCGAATGCGGGCGCCATCTTCGTGCCCATGGAGCCCTTCGCCGAGCGCGCGCCTGGCGTGACGGCGCAGAACCTCCTGGGCGAGTTGTACGCGGCGTTGGCGCCGATTCAGGATGCGCAGCTGTTCGTGATCATGCCGCCGCCGGTGCGCGGTATCGGTAACGGTGGCGGCTTCAAGATGATGGTGCAGGATCGCACGGGACGGGGCCTGAAGACGCTGGAGGACGCCACCTGGCAACTGGTCGGTGCGGCCAACCAGGCGCCGGAGGCGAACCAGGTGTTCAGCACCTACTCCCTGTCGACGCCCCAGTACTACCTCGATATCGATCGGGTGCGCGCCGAACAGCTGCGCGTGCCCATCGCGAACATCTTCGAGGCCTTGGAGATCTACCTGGGGTCCAGCTACGTCAACGACTTCAATCTGTTCGGGCGTGCGTACCGGGTGACGGCCCAGGCCGACGCACCCTACCGCTTCGACCCTGAGGACATCATGAAGCTACGCGCTCGTAACGAGCTGGGGCGCATGGTGCCCTTGGGCTCGGTGATGCAGGTGAGGCTCACCAGTGGGGCGGACCGATTGGTGCGGCACAACCTCTATCCAGCGGCGGAGATTCAAGGCAACAACACGCGTGGCTACAGTTCCGGCGAGGTGATCGCCAAGCTGGAGACCTTGGCCGAGGACGCGCTCCCAGGGGGCTTGAGCTACGACTGGACCGAGATCGCCTTCCAGCAAAAGCTAGCGGGTGACGCGGGCAATTGGGTGTTTCCGCTCAGCATCCTCCTGGTGCTGCTGGTG
This Pseudomonadota bacterium DNA region includes the following protein-coding sequences:
- a CDS encoding efflux RND transporter periplasmic adaptor subunit, whose translation is MPSVPTLASCGRRSFTALVITSCSLLAGCSLEDVLGGPGGSREAPPPPAVTVATPLVEQIVDWDEYTGRLAAIDRVEVRARVSGYLDSSAFDEGQFVAEGDPLFVVDPRPYQAVLDAAEAERKRAQSALDLARIELDRAERLLRSNAGSAELRDTRSAEFQQATAALEAAVASVASARLDVQFTTVRAPIAGRVGRKLVTEGNLVTGGASGATLLTTIVSLDPVHFYFTADESAYLKYARLAREGKRPSSRTTANPVQLKLADEASFVHEGRMDFVDNEVDQATGTIQGRAIFDNADQLLTPGLFARIRLLGRGPYEALLVPEIAIGADQSRRFVFVLSEDELPERRYIELGRTLGDMRIVASGITPEDRVIVNGVQRVRGNSPVTVENTELAPLDPAVAGRVGSEAR
- a CDS encoding MFS transporter — translated: MLLAAILGSSIAFVEGSVVGLALPRIQAWFGVDSMALQWVSNGYLLLLGACMLPGGIAGDRFGLRRVFVLGTVLFSVGAILCALAPSFSILLAARALQGLGGALLVPNSLALISVHYPVDARAEAIGRWAGAAALTTAAGPVLGGVLVDELGWRSVFLVVVPVACAAIAVTLLRVPPARPASNQTIDWLSAALLVLGLGLALLSLTRAAEGAGGSVEVVTAGLGGMLLVAFWRRQRRASAPMLPPALLANRAFVGANLVTALLYAGLGAALYFLPFQLIQGLGYSATQAGAALLPFTLIIGFGSGAAGRLMGRLGTRTLLVAGPVLAGVGLGLLAASGAEGGFVWGVLPGVTALGVGMALSVAPLTAAVMAAVDDESAGVASGINNTASRLAGLLAVALATVLAVTVFRGSLATQLANLALPGAVRIDLLGEAGRLADLPVPEALPAALRVQVAQAVTDAFTAAFRWIMALCAVAAGCAAVVSALTLREGSPT
- a CDS encoding pyridoxal-dependent decarboxylase; this translates as MERATPEQPDFLARAKELLAEGFVHLPSVASTGLAKYEQDALLEAAERLQDNYPYHHPLYVGQMLKPPHPLARNAYALAMCLNPNNHALDGGRASSRMEREAVAGLANMFGWDEHLGHLCGGGTMANFEALWVAREESRSRHGVAGAVAASAQAHYTHERLSSVLDRPFVKIDVDAAGRMSIPSLERALEAASQTIDTVVVTLGTTAAGAIDPLPAVLALRERYGFRIHVDAAYGGYFTLADGISAYARAAFDAIRAVDSVVIDPHKHGLQPYGCGCVLFRDPTVGRHYRHDSPYTYFSSDELHLGEISLECSRAGAAAVALWTTMRAMPLEREGDFACGLEACLSAARRLYKHCQQHPRLAPIFAPELDLLVVAVKSPTAAESSTLAQEIFDEAAACDLHLAVVRVPRALALRAEAVTDWQDEETILCLRFCTMKPEHLPWLEQIRKRLDGAVTTVFERAAQTESLQAQVR
- a CDS encoding N-acetylmuramoyl-L-alanine amidase, producing MTEATSANAGWVSRVQGRATAFVAIIAIAATLSACGTSTYVLREQPSTNQDGRVRHLILHYTSEDTDESLRLLTQPSSNPVSSHYLVDRPDGRRGNVRVYRLVPESARAWHAGRSHWLGETALNASSIGIEIVNESACTPQETLEGCAFTPYPPEQIDAVIALCQEILARHPDIEPWRVLAHSDIAPSRRVDPGPQFPWRALHEAGVGAWYDEDAAERWRGRFEANAPSLPTLQRALIAWGFDLEPTGAPDDATRDAVRALQLHFRPTRHDGRIDTDTSAILFALLERYRPQTLDTLR